One region of Caldimonas thermodepolymerans genomic DNA includes:
- a CDS encoding CaiB/BaiF CoA transferase family protein, translating to MPMSTPPSGDDLPLAGVRVLDLTRLLPGPFATLHLRRMGADVLKIEDPGEGDYARTLLRTPAEAAQGEPSLFFRLLNEGKRLHRIDLTQAAGRDELLSLARDADVLVEGFRPGVMDRLGVGWDALHAAHPRLVMCSISGYGQTGPYARMAGHDINYVGYAGVLEQIATRDGQPVIPNFQIGDLFGGTQAAVSGILAGLYAAQRTGRGRHVDVSMTHVVHEHNFLARLAVARDGHSPPPARSLLTGGVPCYNVYRTRDDRWMAVGALELKFWRKCCEVLGHPEWGERHWMLGQEIGGADALALQAEVAAVFAQQTQAHWTARFEPADCCVTPVLRMEEAMRHPLFAGG from the coding sequence ATGCCGATGAGTACGCCGCCATCCGGGGATGACCTGCCGCTGGCCGGCGTGCGGGTGCTCGACCTGACGCGCCTGCTGCCCGGCCCGTTCGCGACCCTGCACCTGCGCCGCATGGGGGCCGACGTGCTGAAGATCGAGGACCCGGGCGAGGGCGACTACGCCCGCACGCTGCTGCGCACCCCGGCCGAGGCCGCGCAGGGCGAGCCCAGCCTGTTCTTCCGCCTGCTCAACGAGGGCAAGCGCCTGCACCGCATCGACCTCACGCAGGCGGCCGGCCGCGACGAGCTGCTCTCGCTGGCGCGCGACGCCGACGTGCTGGTCGAGGGCTTCCGCCCCGGCGTGATGGACCGGCTGGGCGTGGGCTGGGACGCGCTGCACGCCGCCCACCCGCGCCTGGTGATGTGCTCGATCAGCGGCTATGGCCAGACCGGCCCGTATGCGCGCATGGCCGGGCACGACATCAACTACGTCGGCTATGCGGGCGTGCTCGAGCAGATCGCCACCCGCGACGGGCAGCCGGTGATCCCCAACTTCCAGATCGGCGACCTGTTCGGCGGCACGCAGGCGGCCGTCAGCGGCATCCTCGCCGGGCTGTATGCCGCGCAGCGCACCGGCCGCGGCCGGCATGTGGACGTGTCGATGACGCACGTCGTGCACGAGCACAACTTCCTCGCCCGCCTGGCGGTGGCCCGCGACGGCCACAGCCCGCCGCCCGCGCGCTCGCTGCTGACGGGCGGCGTGCCCTGCTACAACGTCTACCGCACCCGCGACGACCGCTGGATGGCCGTCGGCGCGCTGGAGCTGAAGTTCTGGCGCAAGTGCTGCGAGGTGCTGGGCCACCCCGAATGGGGCGAGCGGCACTGGATGCTGGGGCAGGAGATCGGCGGTGCCGACGCGCTGGCCCTGCAGGCCGAGGTGGCGGCGGTCTTCGCGCAGCAGACGCAGGCGCACTGGACCGCGCGGTTCGAGCCGGCGGACTGCTGCGTCACGCCGGTGCTGAGGATGGAAGAGGCGATGCGGCATCCGCTGTTCGCCGGGGGCTGA
- a CDS encoding sigma-70 family RNA polymerase sigma factor — protein sequence MREPRAPAAPHASAPTDEALMLAYARGDVQAFAQLYERHEGGVFRFIRRCIAHQAGDGVAEELHQDTWFAVARQAAHYQPTARFTTWLYTIARSRVIDHVRRQQGAGGAMRSLDEDAEGGSPVQDLPAAEVHEPLRQLETREQARAFLHAVEQLPPEQREAFLLQAEAGLSLEEIAAATGVGAETVKSRLRYARAKLRQALAAWSS from the coding sequence ATGCGCGAACCCCGGGCCCCCGCCGCACCGCACGCCAGCGCCCCGACCGACGAGGCGCTGATGCTGGCCTATGCGCGCGGCGACGTGCAGGCCTTCGCTCAGCTGTACGAGCGGCACGAAGGCGGCGTGTTCCGCTTCATCCGCCGCTGCATCGCCCACCAGGCCGGCGACGGCGTGGCCGAGGAGCTGCACCAGGACACCTGGTTCGCGGTGGCGCGCCAGGCGGCGCACTACCAGCCCACCGCGCGCTTCACGACCTGGCTCTACACCATCGCCCGCAGCCGGGTGATCGACCACGTGCGCCGCCAGCAGGGCGCGGGCGGCGCGATGCGCTCGCTGGACGAGGACGCCGAGGGCGGCTCGCCGGTGCAGGACCTGCCCGCCGCCGAGGTGCACGAGCCGCTGCGCCAGCTGGAGACGCGCGAGCAGGCGCGGGCCTTCCTGCACGCCGTCGAGCAGCTGCCGCCCGAGCAGCGCGAGGCGTTCCTGCTGCAGGCCGAGGCCGGGCTGAGCCTGGAGGAGATCGCGGCCGCCACCGGCGTCGGCGCGGAAACCGTCAAGAGCCGGCTGCGCTACGCGCGCGCCAAGCTGCGCCAGGCCTTGGCCGCCTGGTCATCCTGA
- a CDS encoding transporter substrate-binding domain-containing protein translates to MADRRWLAALWWLGVLFLVQGLGGAARAQALPTPPAASELVLDAEFLAWRDARAAVRVGVSRDWRPIDVLDEQGRYTGLSGDLLRTLAGMLGLRTEVRGFGDYSELMAAARRGEIDLLPSMARSPQREGELLFTDSYVELPVAYVGRRGVTDFSVEHGFGGRRVAVERGSPVHELLRTRYPDAELLVVSDTATALKAVSIGEADVYLGALPPTHHAVEALRLDNLEVLETTTSELGRLHFAVSPAAAPLRDALDAALRRLDPQWLAQLAAAWQPRYLLLSPQRASGEALSPAQRAEVARLGELRVGFDQGFSPINAVGADGQPAGFAIELFRRAAGHAGVRYRFEPQSTFAAGLEAVRQGRLDVMLSAVRTDDRLQFARFVGPYYSAPSVLVTRLEDGWSTLEALAGRTLAIDRAHYLIPAIRREMPSVQVREVDSVEAALEEVAQRRAEAMITNLEVAASYINRSYLGQLQVSGTVPGRPSELYFMVRQDLPLVAQALRAGLDAIPENERAMLANAWLRVQYRSGLDWRDIAVVVGPGLLLLVAVLVFSLFYNARLQALVRARRQAERMLQLERDAARAATAAKADFLAEMGHEIRTPVSAIAGGLELLQREPLPAHARDLVRAIGRAADRLVELLNNLLDMAKLEAHKIALHPAPTDLGALVRDLAEEFAPAARAKQVALVARGTEHWRRPVMADAMRVRQVLGNLLSNAIKFTAHGSVEVRMLPPEHVSDGVRKLVLQVQDTGRGMSADVTARLFTRFEQAPGTATHYGGTGLGLTIVRELLGLMGGQVSVHSVPGQGSCFTVEIPLVLAPSAGEPGAAARRPVARLLLVEDGEVNQLLYAEQLRQRGFDTAVCSSAEAAYELLEREPADLVITDIHLPGMSGQQFALALRGRWPDLAVVAFTAEDDPDLHAAWAADFEMVLDKPQRVDDTHWIDMLCERFEPAPRSPAATAPRAAVSVWGELDAAAG, encoded by the coding sequence GTGGCCGATCGACGGTGGCTTGCTGCGCTGTGGTGGCTGGGGGTCCTGTTCCTGGTGCAGGGGCTGGGGGGGGCCGCGCGCGCGCAGGCGCTGCCGACGCCGCCGGCCGCCTCGGAACTGGTGCTCGATGCGGAGTTCCTCGCCTGGCGTGACGCCCGCGCGGCGGTGCGCGTCGGCGTCAGCCGCGACTGGCGCCCCATCGACGTGCTCGACGAGCAGGGGCGCTACACCGGCCTGTCCGGCGACCTGCTGCGCACCCTGGCCGGCATGCTCGGCCTGCGCACCGAGGTGCGCGGCTTCGGGGACTACAGCGAGCTGATGGCCGCGGCGCGCCGCGGCGAGATCGACCTGCTGCCCTCGATGGCGCGCTCGCCCCAGCGCGAGGGCGAGCTGCTGTTCACCGACAGCTACGTCGAACTGCCGGTGGCCTACGTCGGCCGGCGCGGCGTGACCGACTTCTCGGTCGAGCACGGCTTCGGCGGGCGGCGGGTCGCGGTCGAGCGCGGCAGCCCCGTCCACGAGCTGCTGCGCACCCGGTATCCCGATGCCGAGCTGCTGGTAGTGTCGGACACCGCCACCGCGCTCAAGGCCGTCTCGATCGGCGAGGCCGACGTCTATCTCGGCGCGCTGCCACCGACGCATCATGCGGTCGAGGCGCTGCGGCTGGACAACCTCGAGGTGCTGGAGACCACCACGTCGGAACTGGGCCGGCTGCATTTCGCCGTGTCGCCGGCGGCCGCCCCGTTGCGCGATGCGCTGGATGCCGCGCTGCGCCGCCTCGACCCGCAGTGGCTGGCCCAGCTGGCGGCCGCCTGGCAGCCGCGCTACCTGTTGCTGTCGCCGCAGCGCGCTTCCGGCGAGGCGCTGTCACCGGCGCAGCGGGCCGAGGTCGCCCGGCTCGGGGAGCTGCGCGTCGGCTTCGACCAGGGCTTCAGCCCGATCAACGCGGTCGGCGCCGACGGCCAGCCCGCGGGTTTCGCGATCGAGCTGTTCCGCCGCGCGGCCGGACATGCGGGGGTGCGCTACCGTTTCGAGCCGCAGTCCACCTTCGCGGCCGGGCTGGAGGCGGTGCGCCAGGGGCGCCTGGACGTGATGCTGTCGGCGGTGCGCACCGACGATCGGCTGCAGTTCGCACGCTTCGTCGGGCCGTACTACTCGGCGCCGTCGGTGCTGGTGACGCGCCTGGAAGACGGCTGGTCCACGCTGGAGGCACTGGCGGGGCGCACGCTCGCGATCGACCGCGCGCACTACCTGATTCCCGCGATCCGGCGCGAGATGCCGTCGGTGCAGGTGCGCGAGGTGGACAGCGTCGAGGCCGCGTTGGAGGAGGTCGCGCAGCGGCGCGCCGAGGCGATGATCACCAACCTCGAAGTGGCGGCCAGCTACATCAACCGCAGCTACCTCGGGCAGCTGCAGGTGTCCGGCACGGTGCCCGGCCGCCCCAGCGAGCTGTACTTCATGGTGCGGCAGGACCTGCCGCTGGTGGCGCAGGCGCTGCGCGCCGGGCTGGACGCGATCCCCGAGAACGAGCGGGCCATGCTGGCCAACGCCTGGCTGCGCGTGCAATACCGCAGCGGCCTGGACTGGCGCGACATCGCGGTGGTGGTGGGGCCGGGCCTGCTGTTGCTGGTGGCGGTGCTGGTATTCAGCCTGTTCTACAACGCCCGCCTGCAGGCGCTGGTGCGCGCGCGCCGCCAGGCCGAGCGGATGCTGCAGCTGGAGCGCGATGCCGCACGCGCGGCCACCGCGGCCAAGGCCGACTTCCTGGCCGAGATGGGGCACGAGATCCGCACGCCGGTGTCGGCCATCGCCGGCGGCCTGGAGCTGCTGCAGCGCGAGCCGCTGCCCGCGCACGCGCGCGACCTGGTGCGCGCCATCGGCCGTGCGGCGGACCGGCTGGTCGAGCTGCTCAACAACCTGCTCGACATGGCCAAGCTCGAGGCGCACAAGATCGCGCTGCACCCCGCACCGACCGACCTGGGCGCGCTGGTGCGCGACCTGGCCGAGGAGTTTGCGCCGGCGGCGCGCGCCAAGCAGGTCGCGCTGGTCGCGCGCGGCACCGAGCACTGGCGGCGCCCGGTGATGGCCGACGCGATGCGCGTGCGCCAGGTGCTCGGCAACCTGCTGTCCAACGCGATCAAGTTCACCGCGCACGGCAGCGTCGAGGTGCGCATGCTGCCGCCGGAACACGTCAGCGACGGCGTGCGCAAGCTGGTGCTGCAGGTGCAGGACACCGGCCGGGGCATGTCGGCCGACGTGACGGCGCGCCTGTTCACCCGCTTCGAGCAGGCCCCCGGCACCGCGACGCACTACGGCGGCACCGGCCTGGGCCTGACCATCGTGCGCGAGCTGCTCGGCCTGATGGGCGGGCAGGTCTCGGTGCACAGCGTCCCGGGCCAGGGCAGCTGCTTCACGGTCGAGATCCCGCTCGTGCTGGCGCCGTCGGCAGGGGAGCCGGGGGCCGCGGCGCGCCGGCCCGTCGCGCGCCTGCTGCTGGTCGAGGATGGCGAGGTCAACCAGCTGCTGTACGCCGAGCAGCTGCGCCAGCGCGGCTTCGACACCGCGGTGTGCAGCTCGGCCGAGGCGGCCTACGAGCTGCTCGAGCGCGAGCCGGCCGACCTGGTCATCACCGACATCCACCTGCCCGGCATGTCGGGGCAGCAGTTCGCCCTCGCGCTGCGCGGGCGCTGGCCGGACCTGGCCGTGGTGGCTTTCACCGCCGAGGACGACCCGGACCTGCATGCGGCCTGGGCGGCGGATTTCGAGATGGTGCTGGACAAACCTCAGCGCGTCGACGACACGCACTGGATCGACATGCTGTGCGAACGCTTCGAGCCGGCGCCGCGTTCGCCGGCGGCCACGGCGCCGCGCGCGGCGGTCAGCGTGTGGGGCGAGCTGGATGCGGCCGCCGGCTAG
- the mnmH gene encoding tRNA 2-selenouridine(34) synthase MnmH produces MSQDPVPDDQTPHPGQLGVQEFAQYARVIDARSPHEYEEDHIPGAINLPVVDDAEYAEVGTLHRTDPHAAYLIGSQYALRNIARHVGEVIARHRPSDRLLVYCFRGGKRSRIWAETLRTIGFRVDVLPGGWKNYRRWVRESLEQLPARLRFQVISGPTGCGKTRLLHALRDQGAQVLDLEGLAHHRGSLLGALPGDPQPSQKWFDSQLLDVLRRFDPARPVWVEAESKKIGNLQLPQALHDAMHRTVPLQVLAPMAARVQLLKEDYPHYAADPLAMVARLQPLKPLVGGEELARWQALAEQHRVDELFERVMVAHYDPCYARSTRRHYAQDDGAPPFELKGLDADSLAEAARTLMTRSER; encoded by the coding sequence ATGTCCCAGGATCCCGTCCCAGACGACCAGACGCCGCACCCCGGCCAGCTCGGGGTGCAGGAGTTCGCCCAATACGCGCGCGTGATCGATGCGCGCTCGCCGCACGAGTACGAGGAAGACCACATCCCCGGCGCGATCAACCTGCCGGTGGTCGACGACGCCGAGTACGCCGAGGTCGGCACGCTGCACCGCACCGACCCGCACGCGGCCTACCTGATCGGTTCGCAGTACGCGCTGCGCAACATCGCGCGCCACGTCGGCGAGGTGATCGCCCGGCATCGGCCGAGCGACCGGCTGCTCGTGTACTGCTTCCGCGGCGGCAAGCGCAGCCGGATCTGGGCCGAGACGCTGCGCACCATCGGCTTTCGGGTCGACGTGCTGCCCGGCGGCTGGAAGAACTACCGCCGCTGGGTGCGCGAGAGCCTGGAGCAGCTGCCCGCACGGCTGCGCTTCCAGGTGATCTCGGGGCCGACCGGCTGCGGCAAGACCCGCCTGCTGCATGCGCTGCGCGACCAGGGGGCGCAGGTGCTGGACCTCGAAGGCCTGGCACACCACCGCGGCTCGCTGCTGGGCGCGCTGCCGGGCGACCCGCAGCCGAGCCAGAAGTGGTTCGACAGCCAGCTGCTGGACGTGTTGCGCCGTTTCGACCCGGCCCGCCCGGTGTGGGTCGAGGCCGAGAGCAAGAAGATCGGCAACCTGCAGCTGCCGCAGGCGCTGCACGACGCGATGCACCGCACCGTGCCGCTGCAGGTGCTGGCACCGATGGCCGCGCGCGTGCAACTGCTCAAGGAGGATTACCCGCACTATGCGGCCGACCCGCTGGCGATGGTCGCGCGCCTGCAGCCGCTCAAGCCGCTGGTGGGCGGCGAGGAGCTGGCGCGTTGGCAGGCGCTGGCGGAGCAGCACCGGGTCGACGAACTCTTCGAGCGCGTGATGGTGGCGCACTACGACCCGTGCTACGCGCGCTCGACGCGCCGGCACTACGCGCAGGACGACGGTGCGCCGCCGTTCGAGCTGAAGGGGCTGGACGCGGACAGCCTCGCCGAGGCCGCACGCACGCTGATGACCCGCTCAGAGCGGTGA
- a CDS encoding DEAD/DEAH box helicase: MTFAPLGLAPAILQAVEAAGYTEPTPVQARAIPAALEGHDLMVSSSTGSGKTASFVLPALERILAARGDNTKRRAKGVVHGPRILVLAPTRELAIQVSRSCITYGRHVQGLRVATVVGGVPYGAQLKALRGPLDVLIATPGRLLDHLGTGAAVLDHVEMLVLDEADRMLDMGFIDDITAIAEALPEQRQTVMYSATFAGHVGGLAQRLTREPQRIDVASHTDTHAHIEQRLHWADNPGHKNSLLEHILAERELDQAVVFTSTQRDADWLADHLAELGHAVAALHGGMPQGRRNRVLQGLRQRQLRVLVATDVAARGIDVPTITHVINYGMPMKAEDYVHRIGRTGRAGRDGLAITLAERRDVPMIRRIERFTTQRIPAATIAGLEPKAPAPTERKKADGWKPGMGGGKGKPGFKPRRDFGARGPRPDGDRSPSGSGAPRDRSPFEARAQAPRRQRDENWFEPVRSFEAATHGRDAARGHGPKAGFGGKPQGDRQGRPGAPKKFGKPAAAGAKFGGKPFGGKRREG, translated from the coding sequence ATGACTTTTGCTCCCCTGGGCCTTGCCCCCGCCATCCTGCAGGCCGTCGAGGCCGCCGGCTACACCGAACCGACGCCCGTGCAGGCGCGCGCCATCCCGGCCGCGCTCGAGGGCCATGACCTGATGGTCTCCTCCAGCACCGGCAGCGGCAAGACCGCCTCGTTCGTGCTGCCCGCACTGGAGCGCATCCTCGCCGCGCGCGGCGACAACACCAAGCGCCGCGCCAAGGGCGTGGTGCACGGCCCGCGCATCCTGGTGCTGGCGCCCACGCGCGAACTGGCGATCCAGGTCTCGCGCTCGTGCATCACCTACGGCCGCCACGTGCAGGGCCTGCGCGTGGCCACCGTGGTCGGCGGCGTGCCCTACGGCGCGCAGCTGAAGGCGCTGCGCGGCCCGCTGGACGTGCTGATCGCCACCCCGGGCCGCCTGCTCGACCACCTGGGCACCGGCGCGGCCGTGCTGGACCACGTCGAGATGCTGGTGCTGGACGAGGCCGACCGCATGCTCGACATGGGCTTCATCGACGACATCACCGCGATCGCCGAGGCCCTGCCCGAGCAGCGCCAGACCGTGATGTACAGCGCCACCTTCGCCGGGCACGTGGGCGGGCTCGCCCAGCGCCTGACGCGCGAGCCGCAACGCATCGACGTCGCCTCGCACACCGACACGCACGCCCACATCGAGCAGCGCCTGCACTGGGCCGACAACCCCGGCCACAAGAACTCGCTGCTCGAGCACATCCTGGCCGAGCGCGAGCTGGACCAGGCGGTCGTGTTCACCAGCACCCAGCGCGACGCCGACTGGCTGGCCGACCACCTGGCCGAGCTGGGCCACGCGGTCGCCGCGCTGCATGGCGGCATGCCGCAGGGCCGCCGCAACCGCGTGCTGCAGGGCCTGCGCCAGCGCCAGCTGCGCGTGCTGGTGGCCACCGACGTCGCCGCGCGCGGCATCGACGTGCCGACCATCACGCACGTGATCAACTACGGCATGCCGATGAAGGCCGAGGACTACGTGCACCGCATCGGCCGCACCGGCCGCGCCGGGCGCGACGGCCTGGCGATCACGCTGGCCGAGCGCCGCGACGTGCCGATGATCCGCCGCATCGAGCGCTTCACGACGCAGCGCATCCCCGCCGCGACGATCGCCGGCCTGGAACCCAAGGCCCCGGCCCCGACCGAGCGCAAGAAGGCCGACGGCTGGAAGCCCGGCATGGGTGGCGGCAAGGGCAAGCCCGGCTTCAAGCCGCGCCGCGACTTCGGCGCGCGTGGCCCGCGCCCCGACGGCGACCGCTCGCCCTCCGGCAGCGGCGCCCCGCGCGACCGCAGCCCCTTCGAGGCCCGCGCGCAGGCCCCACGCCGCCAGCGCGACGAGAACTGGTTCGAGCCGGTGCGCAGCTTCGAGGCCGCCACGCACGGCCGCGACGCGGCCCGCGGCCACGGCCCCAAGGCCGGCTTCGGCGGCAAGCCCCAGGGTGACCGCCAAGGCCGCCCGGGCGCACCGAAGAAGTTCGGCAAGCCTGCCGCTGCGGGCGCGAAGTTCGGCGGCAAGCCGTTCGGCGGCAAGCGGCGCGAGGGCTGA
- a CDS encoding ankyrin repeat domain-containing protein has translation MKSDPPTPIDDALARRYRDAVRLAGEDARPADATRAAILAHAADQARARQAEPVQQVAPGDRPAANDGRWRWRAVASVLLVGFVALLAWQVERADDGSDGPTVALAPSPTPAPAAAPMPAPAAPAADATARAAPPPQTVARREAERARERARAERALREPPRPAAAPAPHMARPAASLPEAATAPPGGAAATQDVPPLRASAPEAAPLAAAPPRPAVPRLQQAALRGEVERVRALLDAGAAADARDARGRTALLALVLQGDGRPDQVEVARLLLEAGADPNAADADGVTPLQHARRRGQDELARLIEAHGGR, from the coding sequence GTGAAGAGCGATCCGCCCACCCCCATCGACGACGCGCTGGCCCGCCGCTACCGGGACGCGGTGCGCCTGGCCGGCGAGGACGCGCGCCCGGCCGACGCGACCCGGGCGGCGATCCTCGCCCATGCGGCCGACCAGGCCCGTGCCCGCCAAGCCGAGCCGGTGCAGCAGGTCGCACCCGGTGACCGGCCCGCCGCCAACGACGGGCGCTGGCGCTGGCGCGCCGTCGCCTCGGTGCTGCTGGTCGGCTTCGTGGCCCTGCTCGCCTGGCAGGTCGAGCGGGCCGACGACGGCAGCGATGGCCCCACCGTGGCGCTGGCCCCCTCGCCGACGCCGGCCCCCGCCGCCGCGCCGATGCCGGCGCCCGCAGCACCGGCTGCCGATGCCACCGCCCGCGCGGCACCGCCGCCCCAAACGGTTGCCCGCCGGGAGGCGGAGCGGGCACGGGAACGCGCCCGCGCCGAGCGCGCGCTGCGCGAGCCGCCGCGGCCGGCCGCCGCCCCGGCGCCGCACATGGCCCGCCCTGCGGCGAGCCTGCCGGAAGCGGCCACCGCACCGCCCGGCGGCGCTGCGGCCACGCAGGACGTGCCGCCGCTCAGGGCGAGCGCCCCCGAGGCGGCGCCGCTGGCCGCCGCACCGCCCCGGCCTGCAGTACCCCGGCTGCAACAGGCCGCGCTGCGCGGCGAGGTCGAGCGGGTGCGCGCGCTGCTCGATGCCGGCGCCGCCGCCGACGCGCGCGACGCGCGGGGCCGCACCGCGCTGCTCGCGCTGGTGCTGCAGGGCGACGGCCGCCCGGATCAGGTCGAAGTGGCGCGCCTGCTGCTCGAAGCCGGCGCCGACCCCAATGCCGCGGATGCCGACGGGGTCACTCCGCTGCAGCACGCCCGCCGGCGCGGGCAGGACGAACTGGCCCGGCTGATCGAGGCGCACGGCGGGCGCTGA
- a CDS encoding 2OG-Fe(II) oxygenase: MSTQQITPELRQWIIEQATAGHSAHALLKAMVERGWDEDVATDAMEEVLQAYLRERGLTVPAVPAATQPPPASLVPEPDLAGSPSTVWAGDREVQVVMSMHDPRVVVFGGFLSDEECDELMALAAPRLVRSETVKTDTGTSEVNEARTSDGMFFRRGENALCERIEQRIATLLRWPVENGEGLQVLRYRPGAEYKPHYDYFDPAQPGTPTILRRGGQRVGTLVMYLNTPARGGGTTFPDARLEVAPVKGHAVFFSYARPHPSTRTLHGGAPVLEGEKWVATKWLRAGRFE; the protein is encoded by the coding sequence ATGAGCACGCAGCAGATCACTCCGGAACTTCGACAGTGGATCATCGAGCAGGCCACCGCCGGGCATTCGGCGCATGCCCTGCTCAAGGCCATGGTGGAACGCGGCTGGGACGAGGACGTGGCCACCGACGCGATGGAGGAGGTGCTGCAGGCCTACCTGCGCGAACGCGGCCTGACCGTGCCGGCGGTGCCTGCCGCGACCCAGCCGCCGCCGGCGAGCCTGGTGCCCGAGCCCGACCTTGCCGGTTCGCCGAGCACGGTGTGGGCCGGTGACCGCGAGGTGCAGGTCGTGATGTCCATGCATGACCCGCGCGTGGTGGTGTTCGGCGGCTTCCTCAGCGACGAGGAATGCGACGAGCTGATGGCGCTGGCCGCACCGCGCCTGGTGCGCTCGGAGACGGTCAAGACCGACACCGGCACCAGCGAGGTCAACGAGGCCCGCACCAGCGACGGCATGTTCTTCCGGCGCGGCGAGAACGCGCTGTGCGAGCGCATCGAGCAGCGCATCGCGACCCTGCTGCGCTGGCCGGTGGAAAACGGCGAGGGGCTGCAGGTGCTGCGCTACCGGCCCGGCGCGGAGTACAAGCCCCACTACGACTACTTCGACCCCGCCCAGCCCGGCACGCCGACCATCCTGCGCCGCGGCGGGCAGCGCGTGGGCACGCTGGTGATGTACCTCAACACGCCGGCCAGGGGGGGCGGCACCACCTTCCCGGACGCCAGGCTCGAGGTCGCGCCGGTCAAGGGCCACGCGGTGTTCTTCAGCTACGCCCGCCCGCACCCGTCGACGCGCACCCTGCACGGCGGCGCGCCGGTGCTCGAAGGCGAGAAGTGGGTCGCGACCAAATGGCTGCGCGCCGGCCGCTTCGAATGA
- a CDS encoding YchJ family protein: protein MDTPAPVPADCPCGSARPYAHCCGRWHAGATRLQAPTAEALMRSRYAAFVLGLRDYLLDTWHPSTRPATLEPSEPGLRWLGLDVKRHEQQDADHATVEFVARSKLGGRAHRLHERSRFVREHGRWYYVDGDIR, encoded by the coding sequence ATGGACACGCCCGCCCCTGTTCCTGCCGACTGCCCGTGCGGCTCTGCGCGGCCCTATGCCCACTGCTGCGGCCGCTGGCACGCCGGCGCGACCCGGCTGCAGGCCCCGACCGCCGAGGCGCTGATGCGCTCGCGCTACGCGGCCTTCGTGCTGGGACTGCGGGACTACCTGCTCGACACCTGGCACCCGAGCACGCGGCCGGCGACGCTGGAGCCCTCCGAACCGGGCCTGCGCTGGCTGGGCCTGGACGTGAAGCGCCACGAGCAGCAGGACGCCGACCACGCGACGGTGGAGTTCGTCGCGCGCAGCAAGCTGGGCGGCCGCGCCCACCGCCTGCACGAGCGCAGCCGCTTCGTGCGCGAGCACGGGCGCTGGTACTACGTCGATGGCGACATCCGCTGA
- the yaaA gene encoding peroxide stress protein YaaA, giving the protein MLFLLSPAKTLDYDTPAHVATHTKPLFVKQSAELIEVLRQKTPAEIASLMGISDALAQLNVARYAAWSPRFTAGNSKQAVLAFNGDVYEGLDARSLSAEQLDWAQQHLVILSGLYGALRPLDWMQPYRLEMGTKLANARGKDLYAYWGSTIAAYLNERLAEDATPVVVNLASEEYFKAVDRKTLKARVIQCVFEDWKGGAYKVISFHAKRARGLMARYAIEQRVTLPAQLEQFASEGYAYDAGASAPDRLVFRRRAD; this is encoded by the coding sequence ATGCTGTTCCTCCTGTCTCCTGCCAAGACCCTCGACTACGACACCCCGGCGCACGTCGCCACCCACACCAAGCCGCTGTTCGTCAAGCAGTCCGCCGAGCTGATCGAGGTGCTGCGGCAGAAGACCCCGGCCGAAATCGCCAGCCTGATGGGCATCAGCGACGCGCTCGCGCAGCTCAACGTCGCGCGCTACGCCGCCTGGTCGCCGCGCTTCACCGCCGGCAACTCCAAGCAGGCCGTGCTGGCCTTCAACGGCGATGTCTACGAAGGGCTGGATGCGCGCAGCCTGAGCGCCGAGCAGCTCGACTGGGCACAGCAGCACCTCGTGATCCTGAGCGGCCTGTACGGCGCGCTGCGCCCACTGGACTGGATGCAGCCGTACCGGCTGGAAATGGGCACGAAGCTCGCCAACGCGCGCGGCAAGGACCTGTACGCCTACTGGGGCAGCACGATCGCTGCCTACCTCAACGAGCGCCTGGCCGAGGACGCCACCCCGGTGGTGGTCAACCTCGCGTCGGAGGAGTACTTCAAGGCCGTGGACCGCAAGACGCTCAAGGCACGTGTGATCCAGTGCGTGTTCGAGGACTGGAAGGGCGGCGCCTACAAGGTCATCAGCTTCCACGCCAAGCGCGCGCGCGGCCTGATGGCGCGCTACGCGATCGAGCAGCGCGTCACCTTGCCCGCGCAGCTCGAGCAGTTCGCCAGCGAAGGGTACGCTTACGATGCCGGCGCTTCGGCACCGGACCGGCTCGTGTTCCGCCGGCGCGCGGACTGA